A stretch of the Xiphophorus couchianus chromosome 15, X_couchianus-1.0, whole genome shotgun sequence genome encodes the following:
- the slc22a16 gene encoding solute carrier family 22 member 16 — MTVERMFDEYGHFKRFQACLYFAAVFQATACGIHYLASVFLVETPNFVCSVPGNITDVLYGNITGSSLESVLPVIKPVGGPLVVRTSEGEQWELSRCRSALRINPQDFTYDFYGNKTMKDCSGNFVYDHTEVHNSIVTDWDLVCEKEWLAKLCQPTFMLGVLIGALLFGDTADRIGRVKILMITSLCQFAFGVAVAFSMNYYYFVVLRFLLAMVSSGYLVVVFVYVTEFTGSKVRTWTAMHIHAAFAVGVMVVALMGYLVRVWWIYQIILSICTSPFLLFCWKFPETPFYLMAKGRYQETQALLDTIARFNGLECRLKAEDLLEPMKTENGKALLEKEEEERPSQPEKKLSILDLFCSRRMAVRTCTVWAIWFIGSLGYYVFSLGSVNLGGNQYVNLFLAGAVELPSYLVGCFAMDRIGRKKTCAPALLLAGVACMLIIVVPTEIESLAIALSMIGKFAVAIAFGLIYLYTCELYPTVIRSLAVGSGSMMCRVGSVVAPFCVYLADVWVYLPQIIVGILAFIIGVLTLLLPETLGKPLPTTLEEAESLGSNPRKKNSSPVNKDAGDGMELNQHEAKA, encoded by the exons ATGACAGTGGAGAGGATGTTCGACGAGTATGGACACTTCAAAAG GTTCCAGGCTTGTCTGTATTTTGCTGCTGTCTTCCAGGCCACAGCATGTGGAATCCACTACCTTGCCTCAGTTTTTCTGGTCGAGACTCCAAACTTTGTGTGTAGTGTGCCAGGCAACATCACCGATGTCCTGTATGGTAATATAACTGGATCCAGTCTGGAAAGTGTCTTGCCAGTCATCAAGCCAGTTGGCGGGCCTTTGGTGGTTCGAACATCCGAGGGGGAGCAATGGGAACTCAGCCGGTGTCGCTCCGCCCTGCGCATCAATCCCCAGGACTTTACATACGATTTTTATGGCAACAAAACTATGAAAGACTGCAGTGGGAACTTTGTTTACGACCACACCGAAGTTCATAATAGCATTGTGACAGACTGGGACTTGGTGTGTGAAAAGGAGTGGCTGGCCAAGCTGTGCCAGCCAACTTTCATGCTTGGAGTGCTGATTGGAGCACTGCTGTTTGGGGACACTGCTGACAG AATTGGTCGAGTAAAGATTCTGATGATCACAAGCCTGTGTCAGTTTGCATTTGGGGTGGCCGTGGCATTCTCTATGAACTACTACTATTTTGTGGTGCTTCGCTTTCTGCTGGCCATG GTGTCCAGTGGCTACctggttgttgtgtttgtgtatgtgacAGAGTTCACGGGCAGCAAGGTGCGTACATGGACCGCTATGCACATCCATGCAGCCTTTGCAGTTGGCGTCATGGTGGTGGCTCTGATGGGTTACCTGGTCCGAGTCTGGTGGATCTACCAGATCATCCTCTCCATATGCACCTCAccctttttgctgttttgctgGAAGTTCCCAGAGACGCCTTTCTATTTAATGGCCAAGGGCCGTTATCAAGAGACTCAGGCCCTCCTGGACACAATAGCCCGATTCAACGGACTTGAGTGCCGACTCAAGGCGGAGGATCTGCTGGAGCCAATGAAGACGGAGAATGGCAAAGCACTGctagagaaggaggaagaggagaggccCTCACAACCTGAGAAGAAACTATCCATCCTGGATCTGTTTTGTAGCAGGAGGATGGCAGTCCGTACTTGCACAGTGTGGGCCATCTGGTTCATCGGCAGCTTGGGCTACTATGTCTTCTCTCTAGGTTCAGTGAATCTGGGAGGAAACCAATATGTTAATCTTTTCCTGGCTG GGGCTGTGGAGCTCCCTTCTTATCTGGTTGGCTGCTTTGCAATGGACCGGATTGGGAGGAAGAAGACATGTGCTCCGGCTCTGCTTCTGGCCGGGGTTGCTTGTATGCTCATCATCGTGGTTCCTACT GAAATAGAGTCTCTGGCCATCGCTCTCAGTATGATTGGAAAGTTTGCTGTGGCGATTGCCTTTGGCCTCATCTACCTGTACACCTGTGAGCTTTACCCTACTGTCatcag ATCCCTGGCAGTAGGTAGCGGCAGCATGATGTGTCGTGTTGGCAGTGTTGTGGCTCCTTTCTGCGTCTACCTGGCTGATGTCTGGGTCTATCTACCTCAG ATCATTGTAGGAATCCTGGCATTCATAATTGGAGTGCTTACTTTGCTCTTACCCGAAACCTTGGGCAAACCTCTCCCCACCACTTTGGAAGAGGCTGAATCTCTTGGAAGCAACCCCAGAAAGAAGAATTCAAGCCCTGTCAACAAAGATGCAGGGGATGGGATGGAGCTAAACCAACATGAAGCTAAAGCCTGA